TTTTCGCGAGTCCTCACTTCGAGCGCCGCACGAAAAGCCTTAATAGCGTCTTTCAGATATCTGACGCCCTCCGCCCCTCCTACCCTCACACCTAAGCTCTGTAATGTATTACCTAGATTGGTCTGCGTTGCGGCCCACTCTTCAGGCAATTGCTCTCGGGTTCTCACCTCTAGCGCGGCGCGGAAAGCGGTAATTGCGTTGTTCAGATGCTTAACGCCCTCTTCCGCACTCGCCCGCTCACCCAAACTCCTTAACATAATACCTAAGTTATTCTGTGTTTTAGCCCACTCATGTGGCAACTTCTCGCGCGTGGCTACTTCGAGTGCTGTACGGTAAGCCGCTTCAGAGTCGTTCAAATACTTAACACTCTCCGCGCCCCTCGCTCGCACCCCCAGGCTCAATAGAACATTACCAACACTGTTCTGCGTCGCAGCCCACTCTTTGGGTAATTGATCACGGGTATAAATAGTAAAGCTTTGCTGATAGTTGGCTAACGCCTCTTTTAACAATTGTGAGTTCTCGTCTCCTGCAACTCTTACCCCTAATGCCACTTTCGCATTCCCAATCAAGAAATTCATTTCAGCCCATTCCGCTATAAAGATTTCCTTTGAAAGTTCTTTGGCATCAAAGCGTTTCTCAATCTTATTGTAAGCGTCCAGGGCTTCTCTGAAGTTGTACTGTGCATAGTAAGCGTTCCCCGCGAGCTTGTATCGACGAATGACTTTAAGGCTCGCCTCATTTGTCTTATTATTGGCTTGCTTCAACTCTTCGCCGGCCACTTGTGCGGATTCTAGGGCTAGTTGTGCGGCCTTTCCGTAATTTTTCTGCCAGTATTCTTTGAGTGCGCGCTCTTCTTTGTCATCCGATTCTTTGATTTGTGCCCACCGCTCGGCAGCATCACGAAACTGCTCCAACGTGAAACCGTATTCTTTTGCGTATTGCTGGAGGAAGGCGTATTCATCAAGTTCCTGCTGGAGATTACCTACTTCAACGCGCAGCTTGGCTCTTTCAGCCGTCCACTGCGCTATGACTTGGCTCAGTCTTTTCGGTGATAAGGCGAGCGGCGAGCCTTTAGGAACGATGACGACTCGTAGCGGTTCATAGTTGCGCTCTGCGCTTTGCGTCACGCAGTTGCCGAGCATCGGCTGAAAGACTACCCAATTCGATTTGACAACTTGGATGCGTGTGGCCTGCCCTGGCTGAGCAGAGATTGGGAAACCAATCTTGAAATGTCCTTTCCTATCCGTTACTGCCGACTGTCCACCGGCCGCGACAATCCTCACTCCGACGACAGCTCTGTTCTTATCATCAAAGACTTGTCCTTCCAGTTTGGCTTGCTGACCTAGCGCAGTCGCTGAAAAACAGGAGATAAAGAGTACAAACAGGGAGTTTCTGAACTTCATTGTGACCTCGCGAGGAAAGTATGAGCGATCGATCTCTTTCGGTCATTAAATGCTACTGCAGTTGGCGCTAAGAGCCAACGGGCGATTTTGAACCATGCATTCCCACCGTCTGTCTATGACTATTCTCAATGAAGGCGATTTTCATTTTCGCTCTTACACTCTGCAAGTCTCTAAGCATTACGTCGCGTGGTTTGTTGTCGAGAGCATCAAACAATTGTTTCAACCAAAACCGATAAGGAGCCAGCTTCTCGTTTTGATCGATAAAGTGTCTTGTGCCTTCAAAGTTCCATGTGACTTGGAACTCAGGCGGTTGACGGGCGACCTCCGCGATGAGCGTGTCAAGTTTGGTTGACACCTGATTAGTTCGTTGAAGGGCTAGAATGCTGGCAATCTCAAATGCGCGCAGAGCTGTCGCGATGCTGGCAGGGACTTCCGGCCGCGCCAAGAGAGCATTTATGCGTTGCTCGGCTTCGATGAAACGTCCGGTGGTAAAGCATCCCTCGGCAAAATTCGCCTGAGAGTCAATGTCGTTCTTTCGTTTTACCCGCCACTGTTTCGAAGTAAACGCCCGCTCGAAATCGAATAGCTTATCGTGGTAGACCGCGCCGCCGAGGCGATGCATCTCTTCGTCATCCGGGAACACCTGCAAGACCTCCGCGATTGATTCACCCGCGCTGCGCCAGTCTTCCAGCAAAACGTATATTGACACTAGATGATTCTGCACCTCCGCCCACTTCTCCGGTAAATGCGTTCGAGTAAAAATACCGAGCGCAGCGCGAAGCGTTACTATGGCTTCGTTCCAATATTTCGTCCTCTCTGCCCCTTCCGCACGTTCGCCCAAAACGCCGAGCAACAGTCCCAGAGATGCCTGTTTGTAAGCCCAATTCTGCGGCGACTCTGCACGCGTCAGGACCTCCAGAGCGGCGCGATACTTCGAGGCCGCTCCGTTTAGGAACGCCACTCCCGCCGCCCCTTCCGTTTTCAAACCCAGGAAAAACAACAGATCTGCTAGGTTAGCTTGCGCCGTAGCCCAGTCCTTTGGAAACTCTGCGCGGGTGTGTACCTCCAGCGCTGCTCGATGCGCTGCTGCCGCCTCGTCCAGATACTTAAGTCCCTCCGGCCCTTCAGTCTTCTTGGCTAACCCGCCCAATGTAACCCCTAAGGCGTTTTGGGTCATGGCCCATTGCCGCGGCGAGTGGGCACGGGTTCTTACTTCCAGCGTGGCACGCAACCCCGCCGCTGATTCGTTCAAATACTCAAACCCCTTCGGACCGTCCGTCAACTTGCCCATTTCGAACAGCACATCGCTTAGGTTGTACTGCGTTTGCGCCCAGTCCTGGGGCCACTGCTCGCGGGTTCTGACTGCCAACGCTCCACGGTATGCCACCACTGCCTCGTTCAGAAACTTCAGCCGCTCCGCACCTTCCTTCTGGTCGCCCAATCGATTCAGCACAGTACCAAGATTGTTCTGCGCCGCAGACCATTCTTGCGGCGACTCGACGCGCGTGAAAATCTTCAGCGCGGCGTGTAACGCGGCGACGGCTTCATCTAAATACTTGACACTCTCGGCGCCTGCTACCCGTTCGCTCAAGTCAACCAACGTATTGGCGAGATTGCCCTGCGCGCCGGCCCATTCCTGTGGCGCCCGTGCGCGGATATCACCATCCAGGAGGGCGCGATGTCTGTCGGCGGACTCAGTTAAATACTTGATGCTCTCGGCCCCTTCGATCTGTCTGCCTAATAGGCGCAACACCGCACCCAAACTATTCTGCGTTGCTGCCCACTCCAGCGGCCAACGCGCGCGCGTGTAAATCTCCAGCGTTTCGCGAAACACGGCGGCGGCGTCCTTCAGGTGCGCGGCCCCGTCCACGCCGTCGAATCGTCGGCCCAACGCTATCAACGTATGCCCACGGTTGTTCTGCATCAAGGCCCAGTGCGGAGGCGATTGTGCGCGCGTGTAGTAGGTCTCGGCCTCTTTGAAGGCGGCCAGAGACTCTAACAGCAGTCGAGGCCCTGCGTCGCCGGCGACTATTTCGCTCAATGCGCTTTTGGTTCTTCCAATCGCCAGCTTTAGATCGGCCCAGTCGTTCGAAAACTCTTCCTTACGGATGTCTTTAGTCGAGAAAAGCGCATCGAGCCTAGAGAACGACTCCATTGCCATGCCAAAGTTGGACTGCTCATAGAAAGCATTACCTTCGAGAGTGTAAACGCCGATGACTGTGCGGGCACGCTCATCCTGTTCTTTGTTAGCAGCCTTCAACTGCTCGATGGAAGGAGAACCAATCTTCGCGGTCAGTTCCGTTACTTTCTCTAAGTTTCCCAACCAGTATTCCTTACGAGCAAGTTCCAGCGTGTCGTCAGACTCTTTGGATTGTGCCCATCGATCCAATGCAGCCTTCAGCCTGCCGTTGGAAAGACCATATTCCTCTGCGTATTCTCGTAGGAAGGCGTATTTCTCGCGCTCAATTCTCGCTTTAAGCAACTCGTCTTTTGTTTCTTTTATTATCGTATCCCGCTTCGCAACCTGCTTTTGCATTTCGTTTACGAATTCACTCAACCTTTTGGGCCCGTAAGAGAGCGGCGAATTCTTTGGAACGATGATCACGTCGAGCGGCTCAGAATTGAGTGTCACGCTTTTCGTATCACAGTGACCGAACATGGGGTTGAAGACCACCCAGCCTGCCCTCGCGACCCTGATGCGCGCGGCCTGTCCGGGACGAATGTTGTCGGGCAGATGAATGATGAAGTGGCCTTTGCTATCGGTCCTACCAGCCTGCCCGCCAGGTGTCACGACGATTCGCACGGACGGAACTCGCCTTTCCTTTTGGTTATGAACATGTCCTTCGATCTTGGCTTGTTGCCCGAGGGCAGACACGGCTAGGCTAAAGACAAAAAGCGTAAGCATGCTTAGGTGTAGTTTCATCGCTTCATTTTCGCCGACCTAGCCGGTGGCCTCACCGTTTGAACCTGGTTCGCACTTCCTTAAGTGCGTTCAGCATTCTGTCGCGGTCTTCGCTTCCCATGGCATCGAGTAGCCCTCCAAGCCAGTCGCGATGAGGTTTCAGCTGCTCGCTGTGGTCTATGAAGTGTCTTGTGCCCTTGAAACTCCATTCGACCTTGAAAGTGGTGGGTTGCCGTGAGACTTCGGCGATCAGCACCTCGAGTTTGCTTGGAACCTGCCTTGCTCGATTGACGGCTGCCAGATTGGCAATTTCTAGTGCACGCAATGCTGCCCTGGTACCAGCAGAAAGGGTTGAATTAGTCAGGAGGGCCGTAATGCGTAACAGGCTTTCCTCAAACTGGGCCGTTGTGAAATGCGTTTCGGCAAAATCTGCTTGGGCCGAAATATCATCCTGATGCCTTGCCAGCCAAGATTGATTCAAGGCGAACGCTTCTCGAAAGTTAAACAGCATCTCGTGCTGGAGCGTGGCAGCTCTTTGATAAGCCTCCACATCATCGGGGTATATCTTTAGTACATTGGTATAAGCTTGGCTCGCGCGCGTCCAGTCCTTTAGCAAAAGATAAGTTGCGGCCAAGTTGTTCTGGGTCATCGCCCAATCCTGTTGCAGGTACGCCTGCGAGTAGGTCTCCAGCGCGGCGCGATAAGCGATTTCCGCACCCTTAAGATACTGAATACTCTCCGCGCCTTCCGACCGCGCGCCTAACTCGCGCAACACATTACCAAGGTTGTTCTGCGTCCCCGCCCACCGCTGCGGCAATTGCTCACGCGTGAAGACCTCGAGCGCGCCGCGATAGGCGACTTCCGCATTCTTCAAGTGTGCGACCCCCTTGGAACCTTCCACCCGTTCGCCCAAGTCGCTCAACACTACGCCAAGGTTGTTCTGCACCATCGCCCAGTCCTGTGGCACCTGCGCGCGTGTCCTGACTTCCAGCGCGGCGCGAAATGCCTGCGTGGCCTCATCCAGATATTTAAGGCTCTCCGCGCCTGCCGATCTCACCCCTAACTCACGCAACACAGCGCCTAAGCCGTTCTGCGTATCCGCCCAATCCTGTGGCACCTGCGAATGCTTATAGACCTCGAGCGCGGCACGATAGGCGATTTCCGAATTCTTCAAGTAGGTAATGCCCTCCACGCCTGTCGACCGCATGCCTAACCCCCTCAACGTAGTGCCCAGGTTGTGCTGCGCAATCGCCCACCGCTGTGGCACTTGCTCACGCGTGTAGACCTCCAACGCGGCGCGATAAGCGGCCTCCGCTTCGTGTAGATACCTAAGGCTCTCCTCAGCCCCCACTCGCTCACCCAAGTCACGCAGTACAATTCCCAGGTTGTTCTGCGTCATCGCCCAGTCCTGTGGCAACTGCGCGCGATTGTAGACTTCTAGCGCAGCACGGTTTGCGGCTTCCGCTCCTTTCAAGTATCTGATGCTCTCGACACCCTCCACTCTCACGCCTAACTGATTCAGCACAGTCCCTAGGTTGTTCTGCGTCGCCGCCCATTTCTGTGGCAATTCCTTCCGCGTGGAGACCTCCAATACGGCGCGAAAAATAACTTCCGCCTCCCTCAGGTATTGGATGCCTTCCGCACTCTCCACCCGCACGCCTAACTTACGTAGTACATTGCCCAAGTTGCTCTGCGTCGCCGCCCAAATCTGTGGCGATTGCTCACGCGTGAACACCTCCAGCGCGGCGCGATAGATGACTTCCGCCTCCCTCAGGTATTGGATGCCTTCCGCACTCTCCACTCGCTCACCGAAGACGCTCAACGCACTGCCTAGGTTGTTCTGTGTCGTCGCCCAATCTTGTGGCGATTGCTCGCGTGTAAAGACCTCCAGCGCGGCGCGAAATGCGAGCACCGTCTCGCGCAAATGGTTTACGCCTTCCGCCCGCAGGCCCAAATCACTCAGCACAATTCCCAGGTTGTTCTGCGTTATTGCCCAATCTTGTGGCGAGTGCGCGCGTGTCCTGACCTCCAACGCAGCGCGGTGGGCGATTTCCGCCTCCCTCAAGTACCGAATGCTCTCGACGCCCTCGGTTCGCCCAGCTAAATCACGCAGCACAATCCCCAGGTTGTTCTGCGTCGCCGCCCAATCCTTAGGCGATTGCGGCCGCGTGAAGATCTTTAACGCACCGCGGTAAGCTGCTTCCGCCTCCCTCAAGTACCCAATGGCTTCCGCACCCTCTGCTCGCTCACCTAGTTCAATCAGCGCGTTCCCCAAGCTGATTTGCGTAGTCGCCCAACCATGCGGTGAACGTTCACGATTGTAGAATGTCTCTGCTTGCCGATAAGCAGCCAAAGCCTCCAGCAACAACCGTGGGCCCTCCGCACCTTTTACTCTGGCGCCTAATTCACGCTTAGCAGTCCCGATAGACAGATTTAATAATGTCCATTCCTGTGTAAAATCCTCTTTGGAGAGTTGTCTGTTTTCGAAAAGCTGTTCGATTTTCATGAGGGACGCGAGTGCTTCTCGGAATTTGAACTGCTCATAGAAAGCACGTCCTTCAAGCGCATATATGCTTATGACGGTGCGACCACTTTCAAGCCGTTGCCTGTTTTTTTGTTTCAAGACTTCGACGGCAAAAGGCGCGGCTTCCCGGGTAAGTTCAGTCACCCTTTCGAGATTTCCCAGCCAATATTCTTTGCGTGCTCTCTCTAGTTTGTCATCAGACTCTCGGGTTTGCGCCCATATATCCAAGGCAGCTTTTAACTTGTCGGACGGAATGCCATACTCTTTTGTATATTCTTGTAGGAAGGCGTACTTCTCCCGCTCACGCGTGGCTTTATCTGCACTATCTCTCAGCGTGTTTATTGTTTTCCCTTGATTAGTAATTTGCTTTTGTAGTTCATCTACAAATTCACTCAACCTTCTTGGCCCATAAGAGAGCGGTGATCCCTTGGGAACGATGACCACCCGTAGGGCCTCGAAATTACGCCCCGCACTTTTCGTCTCGCACTTGCCGAACATCGGGTTGAAAATGACCCAGTTCGACTTTGCAACTCTGATTTGTGCTGCCTGTCCGGGCTGAACGTTGTCAGGCAGGCTGATACTAAAATGGCCTTTACTGTCAGTCGTATCAGCCTGCCCGCCGGGCGTGACGACGATTCGCACAGACGCTAGTCGCCGGTCCCTGTGGTCATAAACATGTCCTTCAATCTTGGCTTGTTGCCCGAATGCGGTTACTGCCAGGCTGAGAATGAAAAGGGGAAGTATGGTGAGGCGTGGTTTCATGTCTTATCCTCGTGAGCTTGCAAAGCAGGGATTTATCAGGATGTCATTGTCGCCGAACCAGCCGGGCGGCATCAGTGTATTGAGCGATCAATCTCATTCGGTCATTAAATGGATACTGCAGCTGTAGGAGCCACGTGGGATTTTGAGCCATGCCATTCACCGTCAGTCGATAACTATTCTCAATGACGGTCGCTGATAAGAAAAGAATGAGGCGCAATGAGGGAGGTGGTGAACTTCATTTTTTTCGCAGCTTGATTATCGGAGGTGCCTTACCTAGTACTACATCTTCCGTGTAAGGGTTAGGCTGATAGCCGACTAGGACTACCCGGACGCGTACTCCTTCTCCATACTTCTTGGGAATCTCGCTTAGATTGAAGACTCCATCGGTGGAAGTGTGAACGGGCGCCATTCCAGGAAAGTCATCGAGCGTGACCAGCGCGCCCTGAAGCGGCTGGTCGTGGCTGTCCAGCACTGTGCCCGACAGATTCGCTTTGGTGTCTGATACGGGACTTAGCCGAATATCCTCGATTTCTCTTTTTGCAGACACTCGCAGTCGCCTGTCAAAAGGCACATATCCGTCTGCTTCAACTACAATCTTGATCTCATCAAGTTCCTGAGACAGATCAAATTTGAATACGCCCTCTGAATCAGTGTAAAGAACCGGAGGCAGCCCCTTTCCCTCCAGACTTACTTTGGCGCCCCGAATTCGCGTTGTACCCTTAGTATCGGAAACCTTTCCGATAAATGATTCATTCTTGTTCCCTTGATTAAACGTGAGTGGTATGAGCTTAACGCCCGCTACTACCAGTCCGCCTAACACCGGTATGAGAGCAACGATAACGGGAGTCCTCTTATACCAAGGAGTCGATAATCTCATTTTTGACCTCCGAATTAGATTCTTACAGTCATAGAGAGGCGCCTGTTGGCGCCAAGTCGTCGTGCGAACGCATTGCGCAGCCGCAGCTGGATTTAGAGCATGTATGAGCATCCTCCGATAACCGTCTGAAGTTGCTACCTATCGGCGCCCGGCTACCAATTTGCTCGCGGACGGATTGGGTCTAATCCGAGAAAACTGGGCCGCTGCGAGGTTGCGGGGAAAGCTAATTCTACACCCAGCAGGGGAAGTATGGGAATAGTGTCTTACTCCTCGAGAAAGCCTCCATATGCGAAGGACGTCGCTTAACCAAGAGAGTCCGTACAACGCAGTTTGCTTCGTCTTTTTGTTTCTGATTAAAAGATCGCATGCTCATGTTATCGCGTTGTTTACAACCAGTCTTGCGGCTCGTGCATTGCGAATCAACCGGCGGTTTCGCGCAACGGTCGGCAGCGTATTTCCAAGCTTAGAGGAGACTAATCAATAATCACGCATCAATACGTGTGAAATGTTGGTTCAGATTCGATAACGAAATGTCTATGGCATCCTGCACTCCGTGACCTCCCTTACGATGAAAGAGACTTCGTTTGCTATTCCTGAACAAAGCGGAGGCCCGCCCTTCGCCTTTTTTCACGGCCGCGCATGTTTGTCGTCGCTTTAGACCGCGGCGAAGAACCGGATTATGGCCGATTTC
This genomic stretch from Pyrinomonadaceae bacterium harbors:
- a CDS encoding carboxypeptidase-like regulatory domain-containing protein, translating into MRLSTPWYKRTPVIVALIPVLGGLVVAGVKLIPLTFNQGNKNESFIGKVSDTKGTTRIRGAKVSLEGKGLPPVLYTDSEGVFKFDLSQELDEIKIVVEADGYVPFDRRLRVSAKREIEDIRLSPVSDTKANLSGTVLDSHDQPLQGALVTLDDFPGMAPVHTSTDGVFNLSEIPKKYGEGVRVRVVLVGYQPNPYTEDVVLGKAPPIIKLRKK